The Flavobacterium marginilacus genome window below encodes:
- a CDS encoding glycan-binding surface protein: MKNYILNKKYWASITIIVMMFVSMLFNACDNNDSSDGGPITISKVFLEDVNSSVPDREVSFARLGQLIRVEGTGFTGLKKVYINGFETYFNVVFVSDTSMLISISKNTPTIDADPAVRNTIRFVNDSNEAVFAFNIRSAAPKIISISNTMPKAGEVITVSGTGLTEVKKVVFPGNIEVTNGITSDVKGEFFTVTMPAGVSAEGGSLLVESANGGVYSPAYFNFKKGVILDFDGLGSHGYWGSGTSMIQPADLLSTAAGTGNVSQGKYVPHRPARIASFAAATNRCSETWTAGNGVDNWRAQLTPYIPASTPLDQVALQFDIYVPTAWTNTGFLKICLINNFNGGEWTGATYNYVPWITSEGKVVPFQTTGWQTVTIPLNKLYSFSKAAFTFDDVLKAREAATYQNFGFFFENSDVKLTNVTGQASEAVFASSATSVSVSTDNWRIVSLKTPTYSDFPN, encoded by the coding sequence ATGAAAAATTATATTTTAAATAAAAAGTATTGGGCGTCTATTACAATCATAGTCATGATGTTTGTATCCATGTTATTCAATGCTTGTGATAACAATGACAGCAGTGACGGTGGACCAATAACGATAAGTAAAGTTTTTTTGGAGGATGTTAATTCATCTGTACCGGACAGAGAAGTTTCTTTTGCCCGTTTAGGACAGTTAATCCGTGTGGAAGGAACAGGTTTTACAGGTTTAAAGAAAGTGTATATCAATGGTTTTGAAACCTATTTTAATGTCGTATTTGTTTCTGATACTTCAATGTTAATCAGCATTTCTAAAAATACGCCGACTATTGATGCAGATCCTGCGGTTCGTAACACGATTCGTTTTGTAAATGACTCGAACGAAGCTGTTTTTGCTTTTAATATCCGTTCAGCAGCACCTAAAATTATTTCTATTTCTAATACAATGCCAAAAGCTGGTGAAGTGATTACAGTTTCGGGTACTGGTTTAACAGAAGTTAAAAAAGTAGTTTTCCCTGGTAATATAGAAGTAACAAACGGAATTACATCTGATGTTAAAGGAGAATTTTTTACGGTAACCATGCCGGCAGGAGTTTCAGCAGAAGGAGGTTCTTTATTAGTAGAAAGTGCTAATGGAGGTGTGTATTCACCGGCTTATTTTAATTTCAAAAAAGGAGTGATTCTTGATTTTGACGGATTAGGTTCTCATGGCTACTGGGGTTCTGGAACAAGTATGATTCAGCCTGCTGATTTGTTATCGACAGCAGCTGGTACAGGAAATGTTTCTCAAGGAAAATATGTACCGCATCGTCCAGCACGTATCGCTTCATTTGCGGCAGCTACAAACCGATGTTCCGAAACTTGGACAGCAGGGAATGGTGTTGATAATTGGAGAGCACAATTGACACCATACATTCCAGCTTCAACTCCATTGGATCAGGTTGCTTTACAATTTGATATTTATGTTCCAACAGCCTGGACCAATACAGGTTTTTTAAAAATATGTCTGATAAATAACTTTAACGGGGGAGAATGGACAGGTGCCACTTACAATTATGTACCTTGGATAACAAGTGAAGGGAAAGTGGTTCCATTTCAAACAACAGGATGGCAGACAGTAACTATTCCATTGAATAAGCTGTACAGTTTTTCAAAAGCAGCTTTTACATTTGATGATGTTCTTAAAGCCAGAGAAGCAGCAACGTATCAAAATTTCGGTTTCTTTTTTGAAAATTCTGATGTAAAATTAACTAACGTTACGGGACAGGCTAGTGAAGCTGTATTTGCATCATCAGCTACTTCTGTAAGCGTGTCTACAGATAATTGGAGGATTGTATCATTGAAAACACCAACTTACAGCGATTTTCCTAATTAA
- a CDS encoding DUF5597 domain-containing protein, whose protein sequence is MFNFINCRFLLPALLCIQLGFCQNSIPSLQKKGNKTQLIVNGKPFIIRGGELGNSSATSMESMEPIWPKLTDMNLNTVLMPIYWELIEEEEGKFDFSLVDDLILKARKENLKLVFLWFGSWKNSMSSHAPAWIKLNQKKYPRIKDDKNKSHEILTPFSENNLKADLNAFQKLMAHIKDFDQKDHTVIMIQVENEIGMLPTARDYHPLANEAFKKEVPKELLQYMQKNKEKLVPEFFELWKKNGFKTSGNWEDVFGKGLQTDEIFMAWFFAKFTNAVAKAGKDSYGIPMYVNAALNAPGKKPGEYPSAGPLPHVMDVWKAAGNAIDLLAPDFYNPSFKQWNDLFTRQGDPLFIPEHKFDTTAPFKGLYAIGHYEAIGFSPFSIESVEDGKKEPLSKIYDLVKQLTPVIEQYKGLGKIDGVLLDKENASQIITLGNYEFTFKHDYTLNWSDGAKENVWPMSSAIIIETAPDEFYIAGSGIVVTFKPLKNSDLNAGILKVDQGRFDENVWRTIRHFNGDQTHQGRHLRISVGDYEIQKLKLYTYE, encoded by the coding sequence ATGTTTAATTTTATAAACTGCAGATTTCTTTTACCCGCATTATTGTGTATACAGCTGGGATTCTGTCAAAATTCAATACCAAGTCTTCAGAAAAAAGGCAATAAAACACAATTAATAGTCAACGGAAAGCCTTTCATTATAAGAGGCGGCGAGTTAGGAAATTCCTCCGCTACTAGTATGGAGAGTATGGAACCAATCTGGCCAAAACTTACTGATATGAATCTTAATACTGTTCTGATGCCTATTTATTGGGAACTTATTGAAGAGGAGGAAGGGAAGTTTGATTTTTCCTTAGTCGATGATCTGATTCTAAAAGCCAGAAAAGAGAATCTAAAACTGGTTTTTCTTTGGTTCGGATCATGGAAAAACAGTATGTCGAGCCATGCTCCGGCTTGGATAAAGTTAAATCAGAAAAAATATCCGAGAATCAAAGATGACAAAAATAAAAGCCATGAAATCTTAACGCCGTTTAGTGAAAATAATTTGAAAGCAGATTTGAATGCTTTTCAAAAATTAATGGCTCACATAAAAGATTTTGATCAGAAAGATCATACTGTCATAATGATTCAGGTGGAGAATGAAATCGGAATGCTGCCAACAGCAAGAGATTATCATCCATTGGCAAACGAAGCTTTCAAAAAAGAAGTACCCAAAGAATTGTTGCAGTACATGCAAAAGAACAAAGAAAAACTGGTGCCTGAGTTTTTTGAATTATGGAAAAAAAATGGTTTTAAAACCTCTGGAAACTGGGAAGATGTTTTTGGAAAAGGACTGCAGACAGATGAAATTTTTATGGCTTGGTTTTTTGCAAAATTCACTAATGCTGTAGCCAAAGCAGGAAAAGACAGTTACGGAATTCCAATGTATGTAAATGCTGCCCTGAATGCTCCTGGAAAAAAACCGGGCGAATATCCAAGTGCCGGTCCGCTCCCGCATGTAATGGATGTTTGGAAAGCAGCAGGAAATGCAATTGATCTTTTGGCTCCAGATTTTTACAATCCTTCTTTCAAACAGTGGAATGATTTATTTACCCGTCAGGGAGATCCTTTATTTATACCAGAGCATAAGTTTGATACAACTGCACCATTTAAAGGATTGTATGCAATAGGTCATTATGAAGCTATTGGTTTTTCTCCGTTTTCTATTGAATCAGTTGAAGATGGTAAAAAAGAACCTTTGAGCAAAATATATGATCTGGTGAAACAATTGACTCCAGTTATTGAGCAATATAAAGGATTGGGCAAGATTGACGGTGTACTTTTGGACAAAGAAAATGCTTCACAGATTATTACACTAGGAAATTATGAGTTTACTTTTAAACACGATTATACTTTAAATTGGTCTGATGGTGCCAAAGAAAATGTTTGGCCAATGTCCAGTGCGATTATCATTGAAACTGCACCAGACGAATTTTATATAGCCGGTTCCGGGATTGTGGTGACTTTTAAACCGTTAAAAAATAGTGATTTAAATGCTGGAATTTTAAAAGTTGACCAAGGCCGATTTGATGAGAACGTTTGGAGAACAATCCGTCATTTTAATGGTGACCAGACGCATCAGGGAAGGCATCTTAGGATTTCTGTTGGTGATTATGAAATTCAAAAATTAAAATTATATACTTACGAATAG
- a CDS encoding endo-1,4-beta-xylanase — protein MKYNKILPAIALSCILFASCDDNLMEWGKDPSHGDIASSELPLELAEKISRYEPLKTYTDFKLGAGIGLDEYMNDAAYRTLVNENFDEVTVGYAMKHAPMVSSTGAINFTKVDAFIAKTKEAGLSVFGHTLVWHSNQNASYLNSLIAPTIIPGSSGPNTLNIAGLKDGTFSSWAKNNPGAGITAVDGAGLSSTSKAIKLVSSATSSQAYNLQLTSPSIPAVSGHRYEISFFIKSDQAGKGRISFDSNVTNQYPYQDWYAAGATYTEAFVTTSLWKQVKFVIKDIKAASTAFKFNFDLGYLPNVTYYIDASTVAVVDLDAAPTVTNLVANGNFNTDISGWSKWNGDANALNLGTAAEAYEGNGVMKVINSTSNPGSQYKTQIHSNFTSKLKAGTAYTVSYYIKSDAAGSVRCSTTGNAMYQGDQNTSTAWKYVEWKITGTGAEDGFNFDLGAVAGTYYIDKVVVTDGVASGGGAGTPSVTIEKTDAEKATLIGNAMTDWISKMVSHYKNDVKAWDVVNEPMKEGGSLRDGVVTDLASDEFYWVKYLGKDYAVTAFKLARQYGNATDKLFINDYNLEANLPKCDGLIDYVKYIESQGAAVDGIGTQMHISLTTDKAKIVEMFKKMAASGKLIKISELDVRLGTASPTLEQLASQSAMYQYVIDSYRQYIPKAQQYGITIWGISDRKEEHVNWLPNESPNLWDASYKRKHAYKGVADGLAGKDVSAGFSGDLVKK, from the coding sequence ATGAAATATAATAAAATACTGCCAGCAATTGCTTTGTCTTGTATCTTGTTTGCATCTTGTGATGATAATTTGATGGAATGGGGAAAAGATCCTTCTCACGGAGATATAGCTTCTTCGGAACTTCCTTTGGAATTAGCCGAAAAAATCAGCAGATATGAACCGCTTAAAACGTATACTGATTTCAAACTTGGAGCAGGTATAGGTTTGGACGAGTATATGAATGATGCCGCATATCGTACTCTTGTAAATGAAAATTTTGACGAGGTAACAGTAGGATACGCAATGAAACATGCTCCAATGGTAAGTTCAACAGGCGCAATTAATTTCACCAAAGTTGATGCTTTTATTGCCAAAACAAAAGAGGCAGGATTATCTGTTTTTGGGCATACTTTGGTTTGGCACTCAAATCAAAATGCGAGTTATTTGAACAGTTTAATTGCTCCAACTATTATTCCGGGTTCAAGCGGCCCAAATACACTTAATATCGCTGGTTTAAAAGATGGTACTTTTAGCAGCTGGGCAAAAAACAACCCGGGTGCAGGTATAACAGCAGTAGATGGAGCTGGATTATCCAGTACTTCCAAAGCTATTAAGTTAGTTTCGAGTGCAACATCTTCACAGGCTTATAATTTGCAATTAACTTCACCTAGTATACCTGCGGTGAGCGGACATAGATATGAAATTTCATTTTTCATCAAATCCGATCAAGCGGGTAAAGGGCGTATTTCTTTTGACAGTAATGTAACTAATCAATATCCGTATCAGGATTGGTATGCTGCAGGAGCCACTTATACAGAAGCTTTTGTAACAACATCATTATGGAAGCAGGTTAAATTCGTTATTAAAGACATTAAAGCAGCATCTACAGCATTTAAGTTTAATTTTGATTTAGGTTATTTGCCGAATGTTACTTATTATATCGATGCAAGTACTGTTGCGGTAGTTGATTTAGATGCAGCTCCAACAGTTACAAATTTGGTTGCTAATGGTAATTTCAATACTGATATATCAGGCTGGTCAAAATGGAATGGAGATGCAAACGCATTAAATCTGGGCACTGCAGCTGAGGCTTATGAAGGAAATGGAGTAATGAAGGTAATTAATTCGACCAGTAATCCTGGAAGCCAGTATAAAACTCAAATTCATTCTAATTTCACAAGTAAATTAAAGGCAGGGACAGCATATACTGTTTCTTATTATATTAAATCAGATGCAGCAGGTTCTGTACGCTGTTCTACCACAGGAAATGCGATGTATCAAGGAGATCAGAATACTTCAACAGCTTGGAAATATGTGGAATGGAAGATTACAGGAACAGGTGCAGAGGATGGTTTCAACTTCGATTTGGGAGCCGTGGCAGGAACTTATTACATTGATAAAGTAGTAGTAACTGATGGAGTTGCTAGTGGCGGTGGAGCTGGAACGCCTTCTGTCACTATTGAAAAAACTGATGCTGAAAAAGCTACCCTTATTGGTAACGCTATGACAGATTGGATTTCAAAAATGGTGAGCCATTATAAGAATGATGTTAAAGCTTGGGATGTTGTAAACGAGCCAATGAAAGAAGGCGGAAGCCTGCGCGACGGAGTTGTAACAGACTTAGCTTCTGATGAGTTTTATTGGGTAAAATATTTAGGTAAAGATTATGCAGTTACAGCATTCAAATTAGCACGCCAATATGGAAATGCAACGGATAAACTGTTTATCAATGATTATAATTTAGAGGCTAACTTACCAAAATGTGACGGATTGATTGACTACGTAAAATACATCGAAAGCCAAGGCGCAGCTGTTGATGGTATTGGTACGCAAATGCACATTTCATTGACTACTGATAAAGCTAAAATTGTTGAAATGTTCAAAAAAATGGCTGCTAGCGGCAAATTGATAAAAATTTCTGAATTGGATGTGAGATTAGGAACAGCTTCACCAACTTTAGAACAATTAGCAAGTCAGTCTGCAATGTATCAGTATGTTATAGATTCTTACAGACAGTATATTCCTAAAGCACAGCAATACGGAATTACTATTTGGGGTATTTCAGATAGAAAAGAGGAGCACGTAAACTGGCTGCCAAATGAATCTCCAAACCTATGGGATGCCAGCTACAAACGCAAGCATGCATACAAAGGAGTTGCTGATGGTTTAGCAGGAAAAGATGTAAGTGCTGGATTCTCTGGCGATTTAGTAAAAAAATAG
- a CDS encoding SusC/RagA family TonB-linked outer membrane protein: protein MTNFLLTKSKSKYFKNLGYLFLMLVFSVAVNAQTTVTGTVSDSSGPIPGVNIIVKGTKNSAVTDFDGGYSLKGVPANGVLVFSFVGFKTKEIAVSDRTKIDVVLQENANDLKEVVVVGYGTMKRGDLTGSVSSVSSKSIAQTVTTSIEQVLQGRAAGVQVSQNSGAPGAASSIRIRGISSINASNEPIYVIDGVIIDGQSSNTNFNPISSINPSDIVSIDILKDASATAIYGSRASGGVIMVTTKRGKKGELALSLDSYIGWQEIPKHLDVLNLKEYGEHKNTRSDLGIVERDPYFIRTDLLGEGTDWQDELFTKALVQSYNLSASGGSEKSTYYMGIGYLNQDGIAVGSGFDRFNLSSNLDSQVKDYFKVGLNFALNNSKQTTTVSDQSLILTALKQTPNVAVRNADGSFDGPDTDQFVQNNPIGLANINDNHNENVGIRASTFGEITFTKGLTFKTQYSLNYGFTNDYTFNPSYTFGQIKNETRTGSRTKGFSKFWSWNNVLNYNRTFGKHTINAMLGQEAQESYWENLYGSISGYLTNTSTDLSMGDPKTAIVSNNSNGSSLNSYFGRAFYSFDDKYLLTATMRRDGSSKFAEGNRWGWFPSAAFAWKVSNENFLKDNKTISNLKLRLGWGAVGNQNVPNYAYTSTYRSSATANWGTGLLASNTANKDLKWETTYSSNIGIDLGLFDNRIELVADVYYKKTDDLLNQLALPAYVGTSGQGSTSPPWYNIGSLENKGIEIALNTINFQRDEFKWTSNFVFSMNKNKVLSLNSDSGHYDEKIQQGSDVTVVTRTAVGNPISQFYGYKVIGRFEKATDFYYKDAAGNVVPTALPKDMKISENGAWIGDYIFEDSNKDGVIDDKDLQYIGNPLPQFTFGIGNTFTYKGFDINIFLDGSYGNDVVNYQRRFLENPRENTNLFSKALGYAQLELIDPTGPNDYRNVQIVGGDPYMPRIAASSASSASNFRFSNRFVEDGSFVRIKNISIGYNLPSSFVSKIGVAGIKLYTNMQNIITFTKYSGYDPEVGSLNQNALITGVDNGRYPTPRFTTFGVNVKF from the coding sequence ATGACTAACTTTTTACTTACCAAAAGCAAATCAAAATACTTTAAAAACTTGGGATACCTGTTCCTGATGTTAGTATTTTCTGTTGCGGTAAATGCTCAAACAACTGTTACAGGAACAGTTTCTGACAGCAGCGGACCAATTCCTGGAGTAAATATTATTGTAAAGGGAACTAAGAATAGTGCAGTTACCGATTTTGACGGCGGCTATTCTTTAAAAGGAGTTCCAGCTAACGGAGTTTTGGTTTTCAGCTTTGTAGGCTTCAAAACCAAAGAAATTGCAGTGAGTGACAGAACTAAAATTGATGTTGTCCTGCAGGAAAATGCAAACGACCTGAAAGAAGTCGTAGTAGTAGGGTATGGAACTATGAAAAGAGGTGACTTAACAGGTTCTGTTTCTTCAGTTTCAAGTAAATCTATTGCACAAACGGTTACTACATCGATTGAACAGGTGCTGCAGGGACGCGCTGCCGGGGTTCAGGTATCACAAAACAGCGGGGCACCTGGTGCAGCTTCTTCAATCCGCATTCGCGGTATAAGTTCTATTAATGCATCAAACGAGCCAATTTATGTTATTGACGGGGTTATTATTGATGGACAAAGCAGTAATACAAATTTTAATCCTATATCATCTATAAATCCTTCGGATATCGTTTCTATTGATATTTTGAAAGATGCTTCTGCTACCGCTATATATGGTTCTAGAGCTTCGGGCGGTGTTATTATGGTGACTACTAAAAGAGGAAAAAAAGGTGAATTGGCACTATCATTAGACAGTTATATAGGATGGCAGGAAATTCCAAAACATTTAGATGTCCTTAACCTTAAAGAATACGGAGAGCATAAAAATACACGTTCTGATTTAGGTATTGTAGAGAGAGATCCTTACTTTATTCGTACCGATTTATTGGGCGAAGGTACAGACTGGCAAGATGAATTATTTACAAAGGCTTTGGTTCAAAGTTATAACTTATCAGCTTCTGGCGGTTCAGAAAAAAGTACTTATTACATGGGAATAGGGTATCTGAATCAGGATGGTATAGCAGTTGGATCTGGATTTGACCGTTTTAACTTGAGCAGTAATCTGGATTCACAAGTAAAGGATTATTTTAAAGTAGGTTTGAATTTTGCATTAAATAATTCAAAACAAACAACTACCGTTTCTGATCAGTCTTTGATTCTTACAGCACTTAAACAGACTCCAAATGTGGCTGTCCGTAATGCAGATGGCTCTTTTGATGGTCCGGATACCGATCAATTTGTACAAAACAATCCAATTGGTTTGGCTAACATTAATGATAATCACAATGAAAATGTTGGAATTAGAGCAAGTACTTTTGGAGAAATTACTTTTACAAAAGGATTGACTTTTAAAACACAATATTCTTTGAATTACGGTTTTACAAATGATTATACTTTTAATCCTTCCTATACTTTTGGACAGATTAAAAATGAAACACGTACGGGTTCACGTACCAAAGGTTTTAGTAAATTTTGGAGCTGGAATAATGTTTTAAACTACAACCGTACATTTGGAAAGCACACGATAAATGCAATGTTAGGGCAGGAAGCGCAAGAGTCGTATTGGGAAAATTTATATGGATCTATTTCTGGTTATTTGACAAATACGTCAACGGATCTGTCTATGGGAGATCCTAAAACTGCTATAGTATCAAATAATAGTAATGGCAGTTCTTTAAATTCTTATTTTGGCAGAGCTTTTTATTCGTTTGATGATAAATATTTATTAACTGCAACTATGCGCCGTGACGGTTCATCCAAGTTTGCAGAAGGCAATCGCTGGGGCTGGTTCCCTTCAGCCGCTTTTGCCTGGAAGGTTTCTAATGAAAATTTCTTAAAAGATAATAAGACTATCAGTAATTTGAAATTAAGACTAGGATGGGGAGCAGTTGGTAATCAAAATGTACCGAACTACGCCTATACTTCTACTTATAGATCAAGTGCTACAGCTAACTGGGGAACAGGATTACTGGCCTCAAATACAGCTAATAAAGATTTGAAATGGGAAACAACTTATTCAAGTAATATTGGTATAGATTTAGGTTTGTTTGATAACAGAATTGAGCTTGTCGCAGATGTTTATTACAAAAAGACAGATGACTTATTAAACCAATTGGCATTGCCGGCTTATGTTGGAACATCAGGTCAAGGATCAACTTCTCCGCCTTGGTACAATATTGGATCTCTTGAAAATAAAGGAATTGAAATCGCTTTGAATACAATTAATTTTCAGAGAGATGAATTCAAATGGACTTCTAATTTTGTTTTTTCAATGAACAAAAATAAAGTATTGTCATTAAACAGTGATTCTGGACATTATGATGAGAAAATTCAGCAGGGATCGGATGTTACTGTAGTAACCCGTACAGCAGTAGGTAATCCTATCAGCCAGTTTTATGGTTACAAAGTAATTGGCCGTTTTGAAAAAGCAACTGATTTTTATTATAAAGACGCAGCAGGAAACGTAGTGCCGACTGCTTTGCCAAAAGACATGAAAATTAGTGAAAATGGTGCATGGATTGGTGACTATATCTTTGAAGACAGTAATAAAGACGGAGTTATTGATGATAAAGATCTTCAGTACATTGGTAATCCATTACCGCAATTCACTTTTGGTATTGGTAACACTTTTACATACAAAGGGTTTGATATAAATATATTTCTAGATGGATCTTATGGAAATGATGTGGTAAATTACCAAAGACGTTTTCTAGAAAATCCTCGTGAGAACACGAATTTATTCTCAAAAGCTTTGGGTTATGCACAGTTAGAATTAATTGACCCAACTGGACCAAATGATTACCGTAATGTGCAAATCGTAGGAGGTGATCCTTACATGCCTCGTATTGCTGCTTCATCAGCTTCATCAGCTTCGAACTTCCGTTTTAGTAATCGTTTTGTAGAAGACGGGTCTTTTGTACGAATCAAAAATATTTCGATAGGATATAATCTGCCAAGCTCTTTTGTTTCAAAAATTGGAGTTGCAGGAATCAAATTATATACAAATATGCAGAATATAATCACATTTACTAAATATTCTGGTTATGATCCAGAAGTAGGATCGTTAAATCAAAATGCTCTGATAACGGGTGTAGACAATGGCCGTTATCCTACGCCGCGTTTTACAACCTTTGGTGTAAATGTTAAATTTTAA
- a CDS encoding RagB/SusD family nutrient uptake outer membrane protein, with protein MKKIHIKRIFLFAALSFLVTGCSEDFLDKAPNDLITKENFYKTEDDFKAATAPLYNRVWFDFNDKFYYGLGDGRSYNLYAPYSDYIYPFADLTETGLTGPLVSAWGSLYNVVQQSNNVIIGIEASNVDAAVKNKYIAEARFMRGTAYWYLASLWGNVIISTDPGVLVKNPVVNTNPTKDVYEFAIRDLEFAAKFLPETAPQTGRLTRYSAFGMLSRLYLSVAGLSDNPNSGTRSQSYLDLAKKAAEKAITDGPYRMLVNYADLFEVDNNNNLESMFALQWVPFGGYGVNNTQQAYFALSSDITGDDAAWGYWTRASNNVLYEYEPKDKRRQATWMADDDHYSTINAANGGYTVDHANTFVNVKKGVVGSTKDNSKITRQNSSLNTYMLRLGEVLLNYAEATLGNNANTTDANALTFVNLLRKRAGLDPKTSLTYEDIRHERRVELCMEGQYWYDLVRRSYYKQQEVINYVTGQSRGIIVPITYAAATNTVSVDATRDNSTRPVGAIDASIFLMPYPESEVIQNPLLSQAPVPYDFKEAKITDLFN; from the coding sequence ATGAAAAAGATACATATAAAACGCATTTTTCTTTTTGCAGCATTGTCTTTTTTGGTAACAGGCTGTAGTGAAGACTTTCTTGATAAAGCTCCTAATGATTTAATTACCAAAGAGAATTTTTATAAAACAGAAGATGATTTTAAAGCTGCTACAGCTCCTTTATATAACAGAGTGTGGTTTGATTTTAATGATAAATTTTATTACGGATTAGGAGACGGCCGTTCATACAATTTATACGCACCTTATTCGGATTATATTTATCCATTTGCCGATTTGACCGAAACAGGATTAACAGGACCTTTAGTATCTGCTTGGGGATCTTTATACAATGTAGTACAGCAGTCTAATAACGTTATTATCGGAATTGAAGCCAGCAATGTTGATGCAGCTGTTAAAAATAAATATATCGCTGAAGCTCGTTTTATGAGAGGTACTGCCTATTGGTATTTGGCTTCATTGTGGGGAAATGTAATTATTTCTACAGATCCGGGAGTTTTGGTAAAAAATCCTGTGGTTAACACGAATCCAACAAAAGATGTTTATGAATTTGCTATTCGTGATTTAGAATTTGCTGCCAAGTTTTTACCGGAAACTGCACCACAAACTGGACGTTTAACGAGATATAGTGCTTTCGGAATGCTGTCTCGTCTGTATTTATCCGTTGCAGGTTTAAGTGATAATCCTAATTCTGGTACAAGAAGCCAATCTTATCTTGATTTAGCTAAAAAGGCAGCAGAAAAAGCAATTACAGACGGACCTTATCGTATGTTAGTTAATTATGCTGATTTATTTGAAGTAGACAATAACAACAACCTTGAATCTATGTTTGCTTTGCAGTGGGTACCATTTGGAGGTTATGGTGTTAATAATACGCAGCAGGCTTATTTTGCTTTAAGTTCAGATATTACTGGCGATGATGCTGCCTGGGGATATTGGACAAGAGCATCAAATAATGTTTTATATGAATATGAACCAAAAGATAAAAGACGTCAAGCTACTTGGATGGCCGATGATGATCATTATTCCACTATTAATGCCGCCAATGGGGGGTATACTGTAGATCATGCAAATACTTTTGTAAATGTCAAAAAAGGAGTTGTAGGTTCCACCAAAGATAACAGCAAAATCACAAGACAAAATTCATCTTTGAATACTTATATGTTGCGTTTGGGAGAAGTGCTTCTTAATTATGCAGAAGCAACTTTAGGAAATAATGCCAATACTACAGATGCTAATGCTTTGACTTTTGTAAATCTTTTGAGAAAAAGAGCAGGATTGGATCCAAAAACATCTTTAACATATGAAGATATTAGACATGAACGCAGAGTAGAGCTGTGCATGGAAGGGCAGTATTGGTATGATTTAGTAAGAAGGTCTTACTATAAACAGCAGGAAGTTATTAATTATGTTACTGGTCAATCAAGAGGAATTATTGTGCCGATTACTTATGCCGCAGCAACAAATACTGTTTCGGTAGATGCCACAAGAGATAATTCTACAAGACCGGTTGGGGCTATAGATGCTTCAATATTTTTGATGCCTTACCCAGAATCAGAAGTAATTCAGAATCCATTATTAAGCCAAGCACCAGTTCCTTATGATTTCAAGGAAGCTAAAATAACTGATTTATTTAATTAA